TAAAGCAGTTCATAGATGGTCATTGCCTTTGGTTTCAAAAAATCAGTAGCCAGGCCCTCAAGAACGGCACTGCTCCAAACAAGGGGCGGATCACCAAAGTAGAATGCGTCTCCTTTTCTTCCAAATAACTGCTGTATTTTTTCAATACGATTATCTAATTTTTCAGCTATCCTGGGATCATGTTTTTCTGAAAAAGCTCTTAGGTCCTTAGCGTTATGCATCACAAGCAAAGGGGTGTCTTGGTCCTGGAAAAAATCTTTTGTATAAAACGGCCTTAAAAAATAAGCGTCCGAATCAATCCACAGATAATGCGCGCATTTTTTTAACCGCCAGAATTCAAGCTTGACAAGCTGTTGCATCAAATACTTTGGAAAAAGCCTGGGAATCGGCCCATACGCTTTAATGCAATTGTCTATTATCTCCTCGTCGGTTAAAAAATGACAGGGTAAATCGTTGAACTGATCCTTGAATAAATCCAGTTCTTGTGGCGGCACACTGATGTAAAGGGGGATGGCGTCACGGTTAAATCTCTGAACGCTTTGCGCCATTCGCTTTGCTCTGAGCAAATCTTTTGAGTAGGATTTGCAAAATAATGCGATTTTTTCCATAAAATATCAGTCTTTTAGAATATCTGCTCTAATTTTCATCAATTGATTGACAGCGCCTTTAACCGTTAAAGGTGATGCATGCTCACAATCCGGCAAGCCGCTGTTTTTCCATTGGGAAACAAGTTGCAGCAATATCGATTGTATCTGTTTTTCATTTTGGCTGTCTGCGGCAAAAAAACCGTTATCCTCGAGCATTGTTTGAAGTTCGGAACCCGGATGAGTTAACCCCAGAATAGGACGTTGAACGAGCATGTAATCATAAAGTTTAGAAGGAATGTATTCATCGCACCGAAAAAGATCATCTCCATGAACCAGGATGAGTACATCCATTCTCTTCATGGCTTCAAGCACCTGTTCTCTGCCTGTTTTTCCCGTCGCCGGATCATATTCCAGCCTGCCGTGCACCGTTACAATATCCTGTAAATGATACGCATCCAGAGCCTGGCTGGTTACTGGATCAAGGGTGGTACCATAAATGTCAATGGCAACCTGCCTGGACAAATCCGGTTCGTCCTGCAACAGGTCATGAAAAGCTTTAAACACTTTTTTAAGGTTACGCCTGGAAGCAAGGGAGCCGAAATATCCGAAATGAATTTTTTCTTGTTTTTGATAGACTTGGGTCCAGTTTTCAGCAGGAGATGCACCGGGACGGATAACAACTAATTTATCTGAGAACCCAGGGTTTCGTTTCAGTGCCTTGGCACTGGCCTGATCCGTAAAATAAATGATCTTGTCGGCATATTTGAAGATCAATTTTTCCAGGTAGTTATGAAAAAAGTATTTGTGCCATTTAGGGGTTTCATTGTCATAAATCAGTGGGTCATGGAGTTCCGCTACCCAGGGCAGTTTAAAGAGCCGGCTCAAAATGAGTCCGGTATAATGGGTTGAAGAGGGTCCGGCAGTGGAGTAAATGAGTTCCGGGCGATGTTTGGGGATGATGGAGATGCCATACAATGAAGCCGATAAAAGCCATGACCAATGACTGTCCAAGTGAATTACTGTTTTCTCCATGAGGTAAAAAGGCAGAATAATCAGCGTCAGTACTAAATTTATGATTCTGCCGGGAAGGGTATCATGTGCAGGGTCTTTCATGACATGGCGCAGTTCGAATTTCAGTCCGGACGGTGCCGGCGAAAATACCTGGTAATGAGGGTAGTCGACATCCTTCCTGCCGGTTGGGGCACTGATGACAACCGGGGTAACCCCTTTTTTTCTGAGGAACGGAATGCGGTCCGTTATTGTTTGGCTTGCCGCTCTACCGTCCATGTTGTAGCAGTGGGCAAGTATCAACCATGTCATTTTTCCGGATGATTTTTTCATTTTCTATTAAAAATATATTTTTTATGATATTTGTTTCAAACTTGTTTGAAAAGTCATTCATAATAAAGAAAAGACATGTCGTAGTCAAGAATCGGCCTTTAACTTAAATAATAGAACATTGGGGGAAAAGCGTTGAAAATTGCCGTTTTGGTAAAGCGGTTTACCTTGTCAGGCGGCAAGGAACGTTATGTTGTAGAACTGGTTAAATCATTATGCCGTCTTGGACACCAGGTTGATGTATTTGCCTGTGAAGCAGAGCAACAGCTTTTAAACGGCATCGGTTTTTTCTGTGTGCCGAACCGAATGACCTTTTCAAGTGTTCTAAATACCATTTCATTTGTGAAGGAAACGGCAAAAATGCTTAA
This window of the uncultured Desulfobacter sp. genome carries:
- a CDS encoding DUF6492 family protein, whose protein sequence is MEKIALFCKSYSKDLLRAKRMAQSVQRFNRDAIPLYISVPPQELDLFKDQFNDLPCHFLTDEEIIDNCIKAYGPIPRLFPKYLMQQLVKLEFWRLKKCAHYLWIDSDAYFLRPFYTKDFFQDQDTPLLVMHNAKDLRAFSEKHDPRIAEKLDNRIEKIQQLFGRKGDAFYFGDPPLVWSSAVLEGLATDFLKPKAMTIYELLYTYPCEMQLYGEFLLASGNYKFAPTEPFFKIFHYAEQFFEAQRQGESEFSIAKTHMGVLIQSNWTDIRKKKKNDLARFKKFLREQQRKLGLMGTQKF